A region of Candidatus Paceibacterota bacterium DNA encodes the following proteins:
- a CDS encoding carbon-nitrogen hydrolase: MSDRVVKIGLIQAACSPDTATNLDMTLAAADRAAREGARIICTQELFRSQYFCQSEDHKHFQLAEPVPGPTTAAFQKLAKERQAVIIVSLFEKRTAGVYHNTAAVIDADGSLLGIYRKMHIPDDPLFYEKFYFTPGDLGFPAWQTRYARIGVLICWDQWFPEAARLTALQGAEILFYPTAIGWHPREKSALGEQQHAAWETVQRSHAIANGCYVAVPNRVGHEKLAGAGIEFWGQSFVAGPFGEILAKASPTQDETLVVSLDLDKVDDTRTHWPFLRDRRIDAYTGVTRRLLD; the protein is encoded by the coding sequence ATGAGTGATCGCGTTGTCAAAATCGGACTAATCCAGGCGGCGTGCTCACCCGACACGGCGACGAACCTCGATATGACGCTGGCCGCCGCCGACCGCGCCGCACGGGAGGGTGCCCGAATCATCTGCACTCAAGAGCTGTTTCGCTCCCAGTATTTCTGCCAGTCTGAGGACCACAAACACTTTCAACTGGCCGAGCCGGTCCCCGGCCCCACCACGGCGGCCTTCCAGAAACTGGCGAAGGAACGGCAAGCGGTAATCATCGTCAGTCTATTCGAAAAGCGAACCGCAGGCGTATATCACAACACGGCAGCAGTTATTGACGCCGATGGCTCGCTGCTGGGCATCTACCGCAAGATGCACATCCCGGACGACCCGCTCTTCTACGAAAAGTTCTATTTCACCCCGGGCGATCTCGGTTTCCCCGCCTGGCAGACCCGCTACGCCAGGATTGGCGTTTTGATCTGCTGGGACCAATGGTTTCCCGAGGCGGCACGGCTGACTGCGCTGCAAGGAGCGGAGATCCTGTTCTACCCCACCGCTATCGGATGGCACCCCCGGGAAAAATCAGCTTTGGGTGAGCAACAGCATGCCGCTTGGGAGACCGTCCAGCGTAGCCATGCGATTGCTAACGGCTGCTACGTCGCAGTGCCTAACCGCGTCGGGCATGAGAAATTGGCCGGCGCGGGCATCGAGTTTTGGGGACAGAGCTTCGTCGCCGGTCCTTTCGGCGAAATCCTCGCAAAAGCCAGCCCCACGCAGGACGAAACGCTGGTCGTGTCGCTCGACCTTGACAAGGTGGACGACACGCGCACCCATTGGCCTTTCCTGCGCGATCGCCGCATTGACGCCTACACGGGCGTGACTCGGCGGCTGCTGGATTGA
- the icd gene encoding NADP-dependent isocitrate dehydrogenase, with the protein MPYKEVTPPAGGRISVKSGRLMVPPNPVIPFIRGDGTGPDIWAASQRVFDAAVQKAYGGKRKIAWFEVYAGETAKNKFDNWLPDDSVEAFKEYLVGIKGPLTTPIGGGIRSLNVALRQMLDLYVCLRPVQYFQGVPSPVKHPEKVDMIIFRENTEDIYAGIDYQAGSPEAKKILEFMQRELPAAFKKIRFGNAAADQIGVGLKPVSKPGTERLIRAALEYAVRHKRKSITIVHKGNIMKYTEGAFRDWSYELAKHEFGAVEVDGGPWCKTPQGIIIKDAIADITLQQVLTRPEDFDVIATLNLNGDYLSDALAAQVGGIGIAPGGNINYVSGHAIFEATHGTAPKYANKDRVNPGSVVLSGEMMFRYLGWAEAADLILKGLNGAISSRRVTYDFARLMTGATEIKCSQFGDNIIEHMS; encoded by the coding sequence ATGCCCTATAAAGAAGTCACTCCACCCGCCGGCGGGAGGATTTCCGTCAAGAGCGGAAGACTGATGGTTCCCCCCAATCCTGTAATTCCCTTTATCCGCGGTGACGGCACCGGTCCCGACATCTGGGCGGCCAGCCAGCGCGTGTTCGATGCCGCGGTCCAGAAGGCGTATGGCGGCAAGCGCAAGATCGCCTGGTTCGAGGTGTATGCCGGTGAGACGGCGAAGAACAAGTTCGATAACTGGCTGCCCGATGACAGCGTCGAAGCCTTCAAGGAGTATTTGGTCGGCATCAAAGGCCCGTTGACCACGCCGATTGGCGGCGGCATCCGGTCACTGAATGTCGCGCTGCGGCAGATGCTGGATCTCTACGTCTGCCTGCGCCCGGTTCAGTATTTCCAAGGCGTGCCTTCGCCCGTAAAGCACCCGGAGAAAGTGGACATGATCATCTTCCGGGAGAACACGGAAGATATCTATGCCGGCATTGACTACCAGGCGGGCAGCCCGGAAGCGAAGAAGATACTCGAGTTCATGCAGCGGGAGCTGCCGGCGGCGTTCAAGAAGATCAGGTTTGGCAACGCGGCTGCCGACCAGATCGGCGTCGGCCTCAAGCCGGTCAGCAAGCCCGGGACCGAGCGCCTTATCCGCGCCGCGCTCGAATACGCCGTGCGACACAAGCGCAAGAGCATCACGATTGTCCACAAGGGCAATATAATGAAGTACACCGAAGGCGCGTTTCGCGATTGGAGCTACGAGTTGGCCAAACACGAGTTTGGCGCGGTGGAAGTAGATGGCGGCCCCTGGTGTAAAACCCCGCAGGGCATCATTATCAAGGACGCGATCGCGGACATCACCTTGCAGCAGGTGCTCACGCGGCCGGAGGATTTTGATGTGATTGCCACGCTCAACCTGAACGGCGACTATCTCAGCGACGCATTGGCGGCGCAGGTCGGCGGCATCGGCATCGCCCCCGGCGGCAACATCAACTACGTCTCCGGCCATGCCATCTTCGAGGCGACGCATGGCACCGCGCCGAAATACGCCAACAAGGACCGGGTCAACCCGGGCAGCGTCGTGCTCAGCGGCGAGATGATGTTCCGCTACCTGGGCTGGGCCGAGGCGGCGGACCTGATTCTCAAGGGACTGAACGGCGCGATCAGTTCGAGGCGGGTCACGTATGACTTCGCCCGCCTTATGACCGGCGCCACCGAGATCAAGTGCTCCCAATTCGGGGACAACATCATCGAGCACATGAGCTAA
- a CDS encoding M56 family metallopeptidase, with translation MNSLIESVNGWAESAARLGWPMLWQSSLLIGLVLALDLLLRRKLRAAVRYALWLVVLVKLLLPPSLAFPTGAGWWLRPAKTAPPPRPPAQTVVTYDARSLPVVPLPATPLHVAPLPPALSATGWAFAGAVAVSAALFLWMLRRWSQVARDAARAQAAPAVLDRLLPELPLAGRVKLVDRLQSPAVCGLFRPVILLPRALAERLPPAQLRAVLLHEVIHLRRGDVWVNCLQTLLQIVYWWHPLLWVANARIRRVREEAVDDAVMLALSEEAESYAPTLLEVAKLALPRPLATLGLVGILESHSSLRRRIERLLEFRPPRRAGLGFTSVLGVLSFAALAVPMGDAPAPTTGAGATSSPTMPADGSQLYIRIFRISTNTLIEALSLAKGPVGTDELGSVVSALIAHFAKAGVDLDPATSPGKSAHYNYGNGLLLVRATLQDLDIIEGQIDKWNRASSAPKATPSHKSAASYTNVSQGRSAIISKLDHMRLDRVSFQELPLSEVVRFLADECKKRDPERRGINFLLHQDTNAATAATAAVLGPDGNLLAAPPPGQVDLRAIVIKIDPPLTDVRLGDALDAIVKVADHPIKYSIEDSAIVFSLRARETTTLYVRTFKVDPKTLLDSLHLPLTDRGNNPFGPIGANEKQRLQTQDAALRDYFTRLGADMDPARNPGKAAYFNERQGLLIVRATLADLDIIEAALQVLNTVPAQINVKARFVLVSEEDAKAVGLDWHLNTVLATNAASAGLRMLPSQLAATNGAGQALHLTGILTEPQFRAMLKALEQRHGTELLAQPEVTTLSGRQAQCKVAELRTIVRGINERALQPPGISGTNDTDNAAFKTEQMEFGPVLDITPTVLPDDYTINLSVLPSLTEFVGYEASQTNRVTVYLNGKARQVTPPQPVFRVCQIQSSVNVWDGQTLVLGGLLSDQVGSVRDRAPVLGNLPGVEKLFRSESKSTQKRNLLGFITPTIVDPAGNRVHSANQAPR, from the coding sequence ATGAACTCGCTGATCGAGTCTGTAAACGGCTGGGCGGAGTCCGCTGCCCGGCTCGGATGGCCGATGCTCTGGCAATCCAGTCTGCTGATCGGACTGGTGCTGGCACTCGATCTCTTGCTGCGCCGCAAGCTGCGGGCGGCGGTGCGTTATGCGCTTTGGCTGGTCGTGCTGGTGAAACTGCTGCTGCCCCCGTCCCTGGCCTTTCCCACCGGCGCCGGTTGGTGGCTCCGGCCCGCGAAGACGGCCCCGCCGCCACGTCCCCCCGCGCAGACGGTGGTTACCTACGATGCCAGGTCCCTGCCCGTTGTGCCTCTGCCAGCCACGCCGCTTCACGTCGCCCCGCTGCCCCCTGCCCTGTCCGCCACCGGTTGGGCCTTTGCCGGGGCGGTTGCAGTCAGCGCCGCGTTGTTCCTGTGGATGCTGCGCCGCTGGTCGCAGGTGGCCCGCGACGCCGCGCGCGCCCAGGCGGCGCCGGCTGTGCTGGACCGGCTGCTTCCCGAGCTGCCGCTTGCCGGACGGGTGAAGCTGGTTGACCGCTTGCAGTCCCCGGCGGTGTGCGGCCTGTTCCGGCCCGTCATCCTGTTGCCGCGCGCGCTGGCCGAGCGCCTTCCCCCGGCCCAGTTGCGGGCGGTGCTGCTGCACGAGGTCATTCATCTGCGGCGGGGCGACGTTTGGGTCAACTGCCTGCAGACGCTGTTGCAGATCGTCTATTGGTGGCACCCGCTGCTCTGGGTGGCCAATGCCCGCATCCGGCGCGTGCGCGAGGAAGCGGTGGACGATGCCGTGATGCTGGCCCTGAGCGAGGAGGCCGAAAGCTACGCCCCGACGCTCCTGGAAGTGGCGAAGCTGGCGCTGCCGCGTCCGCTGGCGACGCTGGGGCTGGTGGGCATTCTTGAGTCGCATAGCTCGCTGCGCCGGCGCATCGAGCGGCTGCTGGAGTTCCGGCCGCCGCGCCGGGCCGGCCTGGGCTTCACCTCGGTGCTGGGCGTTCTCAGCTTCGCCGCGCTGGCGGTGCCGATGGGCGATGCGCCTGCACCCACCACTGGCGCGGGTGCGACGTCCAGCCCCACCATGCCGGCCGACGGTTCGCAACTCTACATCCGCATATTCCGGATCAGCACAAATACGCTGATCGAGGCCCTGTCTTTGGCAAAGGGTCCGGTTGGTACCGATGAACTGGGTTCCGTGGTGTCTGCGTTGATAGCTCACTTCGCTAAAGCGGGGGTGGATTTGGATCCGGCGACCAGCCCCGGGAAATCGGCTCATTATAACTACGGCAATGGCTTGCTGCTGGTCCGAGCCACGCTGCAGGACCTGGATATCATCGAGGGCCAGATCGATAAGTGGAACAGGGCCTCGTCAGCGCCCAAGGCTACGCCAAGCCACAAGAGCGCGGCGTCTTATACGAACGTCAGCCAAGGCCGCTCGGCCATAATCAGCAAACTAGACCACATGCGGCTCGACCGCGTCTCCTTCCAGGAGCTGCCGCTGAGCGAAGTAGTGCGCTTCCTTGCCGACGAGTGCAAAAAGCGCGACCCGGAAAGGCGCGGCATCAACTTCCTCCTCCACCAGGACACTAACGCGGCCACAGCCGCTACTGCGGCGGTGCTGGGGCCGGATGGCAATCTCCTCGCCGCGCCTCCGCCCGGGCAAGTGGATCTGCGCGCCATCGTCATCAAGATCGATCCGCCCCTCACCGACGTTCGGTTGGGGGACGCGCTGGATGCGATCGTGAAGGTGGCTGACCATCCCATCAAGTACTCCATCGAGGATTCCGCTATCGTGTTCTCCCTCAGAGCACGCGAGACCACTACTCTCTATGTTCGCACCTTTAAGGTGGACCCGAAAACGCTGCTCGACAGCCTGCACCTGCCGTTAACGGACCGCGGGAACAACCCATTCGGCCCAATTGGCGCCAACGAGAAGCAGAGGCTGCAGACGCAAGACGCCGCGCTGCGCGACTACTTCACCAGGCTGGGCGCGGACATGGATCCGGCCAGAAACCCGGGCAAGGCAGCTTATTTCAACGAGCGCCAGGGGTTGCTCATCGTCCGAGCGACGTTGGCGGACCTGGACATTATTGAGGCGGCCCTCCAGGTCCTGAACACCGTGCCCGCTCAAATCAACGTCAAGGCCAGGTTCGTCCTGGTGTCCGAGGAGGACGCTAAAGCGGTAGGACTTGATTGGCACTTGAACACCGTCCTGGCAACCAACGCTGCGAGCGCCGGCCTGAGAATGTTGCCAAGCCAACTCGCAGCCACGAATGGCGCCGGCCAGGCCCTTCACCTCACAGGCATTCTCACCGAGCCGCAGTTCCGCGCGATGCTCAAGGCGCTGGAGCAGCGTCATGGAACGGAGCTGCTCGCTCAACCCGAGGTGACCACCCTCAGTGGTCGCCAGGCGCAGTGCAAGGTCGCCGAGCTCCGCACCATAGTACGGGGCATCAATGAACGGGCGCTGCAGCCGCCGGGCATCAGCGGCACCAATGACACCGACAACGCGGCATTCAAGACCGAGCAAATGGAGTTCGGCCCGGTGCTGGATATCACTCCGACCGTCCTCCCGGATGATTACACCATCAACCTGTCGGTGCTTCCGTCGCTGACCGAATTCGTGGGATACGAAGCCAGCCAAACCAACCGTGTCACGGTCTATCTCAACGGCAAGGCCAGGCAAGTCACGCCCCCGCAGCCTGTCTTTCGGGTCTGCCAAATCCAGTCCAGCGTCAATGTCTGGGATGGCCAGACGCTCGTCCTGGGAGGGTTGCTCTCTGACCAGGTCGGGAGTGTCAGAGACAGGGCGCCCGTGCTGGGCAACCTGCCCGGTGTGGAAAAGCTCTTCCGCAGTGAAAGCAAGAGCACGCAGAAGCGCAACCTGCTGGGCTTCATCACTCCGACGATTGTGGACCCCGCAGGGAATCGGGTTCACTCGGCCAATCAAGCGCCGCGTTAG
- a CDS encoding SDR family oxidoreductase has protein sequence MKTVWVTGAGGLIGNYLVRAAAQHAPSANVVPLTRDRLDLSDFSTVRSAFRKQPPQLVIHCAALSQSPQCEANPALARKLNVEVTTLLAELAADIPLIFLSTDLVFDGQLGDYDETAPVNPLSVYAQTKVAAEQVLLANPGHTVIRTSLNGGTSPAGNRGFNEQLRRAWQAGNSVRQFTDEFRSPIPAEITARAIWELVGRGSTGLYHVAGRERLSRWQIGQLLAARWPGLQPRIDAASLKEYTGAPRAPDTSLNSARAQKLLSFPLPGLREWLSAHPDEAF, from the coding sequence TTGAAAACGGTTTGGGTCACTGGCGCGGGCGGGCTGATCGGCAATTACTTGGTCCGCGCCGCCGCGCAGCACGCCCCCAGCGCGAACGTCGTCCCGCTCACCCGCGACCGGCTCGACCTGTCTGACTTCTCCACCGTTCGCTCTGCCTTCCGCAAGCAGCCTCCGCAACTCGTGATCCATTGCGCCGCCCTCAGCCAAAGCCCGCAATGCGAAGCCAACCCCGCGCTCGCCCGCAAGCTCAACGTCGAGGTCACCACCCTCCTCGCCGAGTTGGCGGCCGACATCCCCCTGATCTTCCTATCCACCGACCTGGTCTTCGACGGTCAGTTGGGCGACTACGACGAAACCGCCCCCGTCAATCCCTTGAGCGTGTATGCGCAGACCAAGGTCGCGGCGGAGCAAGTGCTCCTGGCCAACCCCGGGCACACAGTCATCCGCACCTCGTTGAACGGCGGCACCTCTCCCGCTGGCAACCGCGGCTTCAACGAACAGTTGCGCCGGGCCTGGCAGGCAGGCAACTCAGTCCGCCAGTTCACCGACGAGTTCCGCTCCCCCATTCCGGCCGAAATCACTGCTCGCGCCATTTGGGAATTAGTGGGCCGCGGCAGCACGGGCCTTTATCACGTTGCCGGCCGCGAGAGACTCTCCCGGTGGCAAATAGGCCAGCTCCTCGCCGCGCGCTGGCCAGGCCTGCAGCCGCGCATTGACGCCGCCTCGCTCAAGGAATACACCGGCGCACCCCGGGCGCCCGACACCTCGTTGAATAGCGCCAGAGCCCAGAAGCTCCTTTCCTTTCCCCTCCCCGGCCTGAGGGAGTGGTTGTCCGCCCACCCGGACGAAGCCTTCTAG
- a CDS encoding BlaI/MecI/CopY family transcriptional regulator gives MPIPRTELTEAEWAIIKAVWDSEPCTAPEIRQKLHRQTGWTYSTVRTLMDRMVAKGLLAAEKALHPTLYRSAITRRQAQRGELFYTLRHAFNGALTPMVQCLLETGKLSAAELAELEALIKAKKKDAGKV, from the coding sequence ATGCCAATACCGAGAACTGAGTTGACTGAAGCGGAGTGGGCGATCATCAAGGCCGTCTGGGACAGCGAACCCTGCACCGCGCCGGAAATCCGCCAGAAGCTGCACCGCCAAACCGGCTGGACCTATTCCACCGTCCGCACGTTGATGGACCGCATGGTGGCCAAGGGCCTGCTGGCGGCCGAGAAGGCTCTTCATCCCACGCTTTACCGGTCGGCCATCACCCGCAGACAGGCGCAGCGCGGCGAACTGTTCTACACCCTCCGGCACGCCTTCAACGGCGCCCTGACCCCGATGGTTCAGTGCCTCCTGGAGACGGGCAAGCTCTCCGCCGCCGAACTGGCGGAGCTGGAGGCGCTGATCAAGGCGAAGAAGAAGGACGCGGGGAAGGTCTGA